A window of the Archocentrus centrarchus isolate MPI-CPG fArcCen1 chromosome 9, fArcCen1, whole genome shotgun sequence genome harbors these coding sequences:
- the cabp7a gene encoding calcium-binding protein 7 yields the protein MPMHPVTSTLMYRGICTIPDILSYSAPVNLPEDEVEEIREAFKVFDRDGNGFISKQELGMAMRSLGYMPNEVELEVIIQRLDMDGDGQVDFEEFVTLLGPKLTAAGLPDKFNGTDFDSVFWKCDMQKLTVEELKRLLYDTFCDHLSMKDIENIIMTEENHIENPEDCQVDIDSSSPTQQVKQTCVRKSLICAFAIAFIISVMLIAANQVLRSGMK from the exons ATGCCGATGCATCCAGTCACCTCCACGCTGATGTACCGGGGGATCTGCACTATCCCTGACATCCTCTCCTACAGCGCGCCGGTGAACCTGCCTGAAGACGAAGTTGAAG AGATCCGCGAGGCCTTCAAAGTGTTTGATCGCGATGGGAACGGGTTCATCTCGAAGCAGGAGCTGGGCATGGCCATGCGTTCCCTGGGCTACATGCCAAATGAGGTGGAGTTGGAAGTCATCATCCAGAGACTGGACATGGATG GTGATGGCCAGGTGGACTTTGAGGAGTTTGTCACTCTTCTGGGTCCAAAgctgacagcagctgggttaCCAGACAAATTCAACGGCACTGACTTTGACTCAGTTTTTTGGAAG TGTGACATGCAGAAGTTGAcagtggaggagctgaagaggCTTCTGTATGACACCTTCTGTGATCATCTTTCCATGAAAGACATCGAAAACATCATTATGACCGAGGAAAATCACATAGAGAACCCCGAGGACTGCCAGGTGGATATAGACA GCTCCAGCCCGACGCAGCAAGTCAAGCAAACTTGTGTACGCAAAAGCCTCATATGCGCCTTTGCCATTGCTTTCATCATCAGCGTCATGCTCATTGCAGCTAATCAGGTGCTGCGAAGTGGCATGAAATAG